A genomic window from Bradyrhizobium lupini includes:
- a CDS encoding AMP-binding protein, whose product MPTSQAAAGIVGPFDGLDVPWLLKMRADVRSSHPFLIWAPFDAPARRWSYGEFHERVGALAAGLTKRGVKPGEYVLIHLDNCIEALLAWFACVELGAIAVTTNTRSAPAELDYFADHCGAVAGITQPAYAEIVAQNCRNIRWMAVTSHDAGAPPENPVSRGDSFEELFADSADRPRRAIDPLAPCSVQYTSGTTSRPKAVLWTHANALWGAKINAAHEDLHASDVHQAYLPLFHTNALAYSMLATLWVGATCVIQPRFSASRFWGAAREHGSTWTSTIPFCMKALLEQDIPRDHKFRLWGTAINEPPAFAAFGVKIIGWWGMTETITHGIVGEIDQPNIPMSIGRAAPEYEIRITDDDGRPTEIDGTGNLSIKGIVGLSLFAAYLHNEKATRESFDEHGFFLTGDRVGRLENGYIRFADRSKDMLKVGGENVAASEIEQVVALVPGVREAAVVAKTHPMLDEVPVVFVIPQGGVAAARPDLHEAVMAACRAGLADFKVPREIRFVDDMPRSTLEKVAKAELRKMVG is encoded by the coding sequence ATGCCGACTTCGCAAGCCGCCGCCGGAATCGTCGGCCCATTCGACGGGCTCGATGTGCCCTGGCTGCTGAAGATGCGGGCTGACGTGCGCAGCTCACATCCGTTCCTGATCTGGGCGCCGTTCGACGCGCCTGCGCGGCGCTGGAGCTATGGCGAGTTTCACGAGCGGGTCGGCGCGCTCGCGGCGGGACTGACGAAGCGCGGCGTGAAGCCGGGCGAATATGTGCTCATTCACCTCGACAATTGCATCGAGGCGCTGCTGGCCTGGTTCGCCTGTGTCGAACTCGGCGCCATCGCGGTGACCACCAACACGCGCTCGGCGCCGGCCGAACTCGACTATTTTGCCGATCATTGCGGCGCGGTCGCCGGGATCACACAGCCGGCCTATGCCGAGATCGTCGCGCAGAATTGCCGCAACATCCGCTGGATGGCGGTGACTTCGCACGATGCGGGCGCGCCGCCCGAGAACCCGGTCTCACGCGGCGACAGCTTTGAGGAGCTGTTCGCCGACAGCGCCGACCGTCCCAGGCGCGCGATCGATCCGCTCGCGCCGTGCAGCGTCCAATACACCTCGGGCACGACATCGCGCCCCAAGGCGGTGCTGTGGACCCACGCCAACGCGCTGTGGGGCGCCAAGATCAACGCCGCGCACGAAGACCTGCACGCAAGCGACGTGCATCAGGCCTATCTGCCGCTGTTCCACACCAACGCGCTGGCCTATTCGATGCTGGCGACGCTATGGGTCGGCGCCACCTGCGTGATCCAGCCGCGCTTTTCCGCCAGCCGGTTCTGGGGCGCTGCGCGCGAGCACGGCTCGACCTGGACCTCGACGATCCCGTTCTGCATGAAGGCGCTGCTCGAACAGGACATCCCGCGCGATCACAAATTCCGTTTGTGGGGCACCGCGATCAACGAGCCGCCGGCCTTCGCCGCCTTCGGCGTCAAGATCATCGGCTGGTGGGGCATGACCGAGACCATCACCCACGGCATCGTCGGCGAGATCGACCAGCCCAACATCCCGATGTCGATCGGCCGCGCCGCGCCGGAATATGAAATCCGCATCACCGACGACGACGGGCGGCCGACCGAAATCGACGGCACCGGAAATCTCTCGATCAAGGGCATTGTCGGCCTGTCGCTGTTCGCCGCATATCTGCACAACGAAAAGGCGACGCGCGAGAGCTTCGACGAGCACGGCTTCTTTCTCACCGGTGACCGCGTGGGGCGGCTGGAGAACGGCTACATTCGCTTCGCAGACCGCAGCAAGGACATGCTGAAGGTCGGCGGCGAGAACGTCGCCGCGTCGGAGATCGAGCAGGTGGTCGCACTGGTCCCCGGCGTGCGCGAGGCCGCCGTGGTGGCGAAGACGCATCCGATGCTGGACGAGGTGCCGGTCGTCTTCGTCATCCCGCAGGGTGGCGTCGCCGCTGCGCGGCCCGATCTGCACGAGGCCGTGATGGCCGCCTGCCGCGCCGGCCTCGCCGACTTCAAGGTGCCGCGCGAGATCCGCTTCGTCGACGACATGCCGCGCTCGACGCTGGAGAAGGTGGCGAAGGCGGAGCTGAGGAAGATGGTGGGGTAG